The nucleotide window CCGGCGAAAGCAGGGTGCTACAAGGCAAGGAAAAAATTGTCGTAACCCTCGGCAGCGCCGGTGCTGTAGAAGTGACTGTCAACGGCCTGCTCCAGCCTTCTTTAGGAAGGGTCGGCGAAGTTGTTACCTTTGAAGCAGACAAAGATTCCACCCAGGCTAAGGTAACGAGGAAAAGATGATTAAGACTGCTGTTGTAACATTGGGTTGCCCTAAAAACCAGGTTGATAGTGAATATATCCTGGGCGTTCTCGATAAAAATCGTTTCATACTTGTGGGGGATACCCGTGAGGCGGAGGTTGTGATCGTTAACACCTGCAGCTTTATTGCCGACGCTAAACGGGAGTCTCTGGAAACGATCTTCGAACTGACCACCAGGGAACCCAAACCCTATATTATAGTGGCTGGGTGTATGGTGCAGCAGCATGGACGGGAACTATGGCAGGAGTTACCGGAAGTAGCCGCTTTTATCGGCCCGGGTGCCATCGGGCATCTTCCTGCAATTATCGAGAGGGTGTTAAAAGGAGAACGTTTGCTGGAATTATCCTCCTCCACGGAAGGGGAAGAGGGACTTCCCCGCCTCACAGTGGAGGGTAAACCCTACGCTTATTTAAAAATTGCTGAGGGCTGCGACAATCGCTGTGCCTATTGTACAATTCCGGCCATCAAAGGCCCCTACCGCAGCCGTCCCGTTGAAAGGCTCGTTGCCGAGGCCAGGGCCCTGGCTGCGACCGGAATTAAAGAACTCATTCTTGTAGCCCAAGACACCACGGCTTACGGCCTGGATTGCTACGGCGAGTACCGCCTGCCACAACTGCTGCAGGCACTGGCCCGCATCCCGGGAATAGAATGGCTGCGCCTTCTATATGCCTACCCTACCAGAATCACACCGCAATTGGTGGAGGTTATGGCCGGGGAGGAGAAAGTTGTACCTTACCTGGATTTGCCCCTCCAGCATGCCAGCGAAGACGTGCTGCGGCGCATGAACAGACCCGGCGGCTTAAAAGCGAGCCTCAAGGCCATCGATCTCCTGCGCAACGCAATGCCGGACATAGCCCTGCGTTCCACCTTCATAGTCGGCTTTCCGGGAGAAAGGGAAGAAGATTTTTACAGGCTGTTGGAATTTTTAAAGGCCGTACGGTTTGACTGGGTGGGGGCTTTTAAATATTCTCCGGAGGACGGTACCGCTGCCGCTTCCATGCCCGGACAGGTACCGGAAGAGGTGAAGGAAGAGCGCTACCGAAGGCTGATGCTTTCCCAGCAAACCATTACCAAAGCTCTAAATGAACGCTGGGTGGACAGGGAAATGCCGATTCTTGTGGAAGAACCGGGCATTGGCCGCTCCTTCCGCCAGGCGCCGGAGATTGACGGGTTGATCTATTTAGAAGGGAGTTATGTCCCTCCCGGGACCTTTATCACCGCCAGGATTACGAAGGTTCGCGGCCCCTATGATCTGGTAGGACAGGTAATAACCTGAGGTGGCAGTCCTGCCAGGCGTTTCATAAAGCCCGATTAAACGAAATTTGTTATAATTGAAGGTGTTACCCGTGGGAGAGGAGTGTGAACCTTGCACTTCAAAGGGTGGCGCCTTCATTTTATTATTCTGGCAGCCCTTTTAACCCTTGTTTTATTAATTGGAGGGCAGTGGGTCTACCTGCATTTCAGCCAGGAAAAACCCCTGGCGGATACTTTAAAGGCCAACCCGGCTGTGCAGGCGATGGAAGTAACCCGAACGGCCGAGGTTTTAGAAGTTAGGGTTATTTTGAGTCCCGGGGTTGATCTGCCCGTGGTATATCGCCAGGTTCAGGAGGCGGTGGCGAAACATTACGGCCGCGAAGGAGTTAAACTGATAATCCAGGATCACCGTTCTCCGGCCCTGGAAAATTTATGGCGCCAGAGTCAGTTCGCCGTTTACGAAGCGACGGTGCGCGGCAACTTCACCCAGATGGCGGCAACCGTTTCAGAGCTTGCACGTCAGGCGGGCGTCGATCAATATGCC belongs to Moorella humiferrea and includes:
- the rimO gene encoding 30S ribosomal protein S12 methylthiotransferase RimO; this translates as MIKTAVVTLGCPKNQVDSEYILGVLDKNRFILVGDTREAEVVIVNTCSFIADAKRESLETIFELTTREPKPYIIVAGCMVQQHGRELWQELPEVAAFIGPGAIGHLPAIIERVLKGERLLELSSSTEGEEGLPRLTVEGKPYAYLKIAEGCDNRCAYCTIPAIKGPYRSRPVERLVAEARALAATGIKELILVAQDTTAYGLDCYGEYRLPQLLQALARIPGIEWLRLLYAYPTRITPQLVEVMAGEEKVVPYLDLPLQHASEDVLRRMNRPGGLKASLKAIDLLRNAMPDIALRSTFIVGFPGEREEDFYRLLEFLKAVRFDWVGAFKYSPEDGTAAASMPGQVPEEVKEERYRRLMLSQQTITKALNERWVDREMPILVEEPGIGRSFRQAPEIDGLIYLEGSYVPPGTFITARITKVRGPYDLVGQVIT